Proteins from one Impatiens glandulifera chromosome 2, dImpGla2.1, whole genome shotgun sequence genomic window:
- the LOC124927985 gene encoding uncharacterized protein LOC124927985: protein MEIFNDCSCKMGDYIGTESCVDLGIEIGNDEKIGDGVGVGGDVTRQISSELKRKEKTKKNYPPPIPLLARTENLAAHMPWNLRRYYTDDGRLIIEREKVRHHEYFQAYRSGGRLTLWLVPLDDVVYPNQPPSPEADAVTDEKDGQDEVKDDPTVENDDDDDGKLVISGSPAGGACCNFSRDFETTSFYKVPSVRPVYI from the coding sequence ATGGAGATCTTCAATGATTGTTCATGTAAGATGGGAGATTACATCGGTACTGAGAGCTGTGTCGATCTCGGAATCGAGATCGGTAACGATGAGAAGATCGGCGACGGCGTCGGCGTCGGCGGAGATGTTACGCGTCAGATATCGTCGGAGTTGAAGAGGAAggagaagacgaagaagaatTATCCGCCGCCGATTCCATTACTTGCTCGGACGGAGAATCTAGCGGCGCATATGCCATGGAATTTACGAAGGTATTATACTGACGATGGTAGATTGATTATTGAAAGAGAGAAAGTTCGTCATCATGAGTATTTTCAAGCTTATCGCTCCGGCGGACGGTTAACTCTTTGGTTAGTTCCTTTGGACGACGTCGTTTATCCGAATCAGCCTCCGTCGCCGGAGGCGGATGCGGTTACCGATGAGAAGGACGGTCAGGATGAAGTAAAAGATGATCCGACGGTTgagaacgatgatgatgatgatgggaaGTTGGTTATATCGGGAAGTCCGGCAGGGGGAGCGTGCTGTAATTTCAGCAGAGATTTTGAGACGACGTCGTTTTACAAGGTGCCATCGGTTAGGCCGGTTTATATATAA